The genomic window TACCAAGAATTATATTCATGAATgaattatgaagaagaaaaatacaaTATGAAAATGATCAAGTCATGAATAACACATTCAAAACCTATTAAATTCAACTGTTCATTCTTTAACTTATATTTTAGAAAAGAGAAAGAGACAGAGTATGGTCATATACCCATGTGACCACAACAGCTGTGTGTGTGTGTAATATGTCTATTCTTTGTTTTCTATGTCTTCTTCTTTGTTAATCAAACTCCAATGTAATGTGTACTGTATgctatcctcttcttcttctccttccttccttccttctcctctctctctctctctggcaACTGCAACAAACAACTCTGTCATGgccaaatctaaaaccctaatccaTATATCTCATTAGCTAAACAACACAAACACAAAAACATGAAACCTCTACTGTCTATTTTCCTaccattcttcttctttgctATCACTTGTACTACTGCTGCCAAAGCATTATCATCAGATAGTGATAGTGAGCTTTTGCTATCATTCAAGGCTACCCTTACAAACCCTACCCTTCTATCAAACTGGAAACCAAATACAAGCCCATGTTTCTTCAATGGCATTACATGTAATAAAGATTCTCAAGTTTCATCAATCAATCTTATGTCTATTCCTCTAACTTCAAACCTTACTTCCGTTTCTTCTTATTTATTGACTTTGAATCACTTGGAGAAGTTATCACTCAAGTATACGAATCTCACCGGGAAACTATCAGCATCCCATTGCAGTCAAGTTTTAAGTGATTTGGATCTTTCTGGTAATGGTTTAACAGGTTCTGTTTCAGACATTGTAAGCTTATCATCTTCTTGTACGAGTTTGAAGAATCTTAACTTGTCTAGTAATGCTTTATCTGGGTTTAATGCTCAAACAAAGGGAAGCCTTGGGTTCGACTTTGAGTCGCTTGATCTTTCTTCGAATACCATTTCTGGTCCGAATGTAGTTCAATGGCTTATCTCACCTAGTTGTTCTAATCTCAAGTAtttgaatttggcgggaaatgagATTTCTGGTAGTATTCCGGTAGCTAATTGTCCCAGTCTGGAGTTTCTTGATTTATCGGCGAATAATTTCTCCGGTAAGCTTCCGTCTTTCGGGGTTGGCAGTGGCGGCGCCGGGGGTTGCGATTCATTGCAACACCTGGATCTTTCGGGTAATAAGTTTACGGGTGATATTGGTATTGGACTGATTGGATGTcaaaatcttaaacttttgaATCTTTCAATTAATGAGTTTTCAGGGCAAATTCCATCATTACCAACTGAGAAGCTGAAATACGTTTCATTGTCGACAAACAAGTTTGAAGGGGAGATTCCTACACGACTGGGCGAAGCTTGTTCGAGTCTGGTGGCGCTTGATCTTTCGTCTAATCACCTGGTTGGTAATGTCCCTGATAATCTAGGCTATTGTTCTGCTTTAGAATATATTAATCTCTCCAACAACAATTTGACCGGTGAATTCCCTGGTGAAACACTAGTTAAGATGACTAGTTTGAAGAGATTGGTTCTTTCTTATAATTATTTCATTGGTGGTCTGCCTGATTCATTGTCCAAGCTTACAAATTTGGAGTTGTTAGAATTAAGTTCTAATAATTTCTCGGGGTCGATTCCGTCGGGGTTATGTCAAGATCCTAAGAACAATTTAAAGGAGCTGTATCTTCAGAACAATCTGTTCACGAGTACAATCCCAGCGACTTTAAGTAACTGTTCTAAACTGGAGTCGCTAGATCTCAGCTTCAATTACCTCTCTGGTGAGATACCTTCCAGCTTAGGATCATTGTCGCGGCTTCGGGATCTAATTATGTGGTTGAATAACCTCCAAGGTGAGATTCCTGAAGAGCTTATGTATATTAAAACACTTGAAAACTTAATCTTAGATAACAATGATTTGACTGGAACAATTCCGCCTGGTTTAAGCAACTGTACTAATCTCAACTGGATATCTTTGTCGAGTAACCGGCTTAGTGGTGAAATCCCAGGATGGATTGGTCAGCTTAGTGGCTTAGGAATTCTTAAGCTGGGGAACAACTCATTTACGGGTGGCATTCCAATGGAAATCGGAGATTGTCGGAGTTTGATATGGTTGGACCTTAACAGCAACAAATTAAGTGGGTCTATTCCTGCAAGCCTGTCGAAACAAGCTGGTCAAATTGGTGTTGGTTGGGTATCTGGGAAGAGATATGTGTATTTGAAGAATGATGGAAGTTCAGAATGCCATGGAGCTGGAAATCTTCTCGAGTTTTCTGGAATTAGACCAGAGGGGTTAGATAGGGTACCTACAAGGAGTTCTTGCAACTTCACTAGAATCTATATGGGCAATACAGAGTACACATTCAGTAACAATGGGTCCATGATTTTTCTTGATCTGTCTTACAATTTGTTGGAGGGTAGTATACCCAAAGAGCTGGGGAACATGTATTATCTATCTGTTTTGAATCTTGGGCACAATAGTCTCTCCGGTCCAATTCCAAACAACTTGGGAAGCTTGAAAAATGTTGGAATTCTTGATCTATCCCACAATAAGCTCGAAGGGCAGATTCCTGGTTCCTTATCGGGACTTACCTTGCTCTCCGAGATTGATCTTTCGTCAAATAACCTCTCAGGGCCAATTCCCGTGTCAGGTCAGTTGGCAACATTTCCAGCTAGCAGATACAAGAACAATGCAGGTCTATGCGGCTACCCTCTGCCTACTTGTGATGATTCAGACTCAAATGCATTGAAACTCCAGCATAAATCGGGCAGGAGGAGTGTTTCCATGCTTGAGAGTGTAGGAATGGGCTTATTGTTTTCAATTTTCTGCATACTTGGTTTGATTATTGTTGCTGTGGAGACCaacaagaggaggaggaggagaagaaggcTGTCTGAAATGTCTGATCTTGATATTGATAATACGTCTAACTTGGGCATGACCCAAACTAACTGGAAGTTAACTGGCGCAAGGGAAGCATTAAGCATCAATCTCTCCACATTTGAGGTTGATAAGCCTCTTCAGAAACTTACGTTTGCAGATTTGCTAAAAGCCACCAATGGCTTTAATGATGACAGTATGATAGGATCCGGCGGGTTTGGGGATGTTTACAAAGCTCAACTCAAGGATGGGAATACAGTGGCTGTGAAGAAGTTAATCCAAATCAGCGGACAAGGAGACAGGGAGTTCATGGCAGAGATGGAAACTATTGGGAAGATCAAGCACCGGAACCTTGTTCCGCTGTTGGGTTACTGCAAAGTAGGTGAAGAACGGTTGCTAGTctatgaattcatgaaatttggaAGCTTGGAAGATGTTTTACAAAATCGAAAGAAGACGGGAATCAGGCTGGATTGGTCAGccagaagaaaaattgcaattgGAGCTGCCAGAGGCTTAGCTTACCTTCACCATAACTGCATGCCTCACATCATTCACAGAGATATGAAGTCAAGCAATGTCCTACTTGACGAAAACTTGGATGCCAGAGTTTCTGATTTTGGTATGGCAAGGTTGATGAGTGCAATGGACACTCATCTTAGTGTTAGCACGCTCGCAGGTACTCCAGGTTACGTTCCACCTGAATATTACCAGAGTTTTCAATGCTCGACCAAAGGAGATGTTTACAGTTACGGGGTAGTGTTACTGGAGCTGCTTACTGGTAAGAGGCCTACGGATTCTGAGGAATTTGGAGATAATAATATAGTTGGATGGGTAAAACagcatacaaaatcatcaatAACTGATGTTATAGATCCAGAGCTCATGAAAGAAGATTCAAGCTTAGAGAATGAActagtaaaacacgtaaaagttGCATTGGCATGTTTGGATGATCGACCAAGGCAAAGGCCAACAATGATACAAGTCATGGCATTGTTCAAGGAAATCCAGACGGGGTCGGAGTACGACTCCTCTGCGACGGTCGACACCGAGGAAAGTTTTAGTGCAATTGACATGGTGGATATGGCAGttataaaagaagaaaaatgatgagAAGAAATATGGTGAGGATTTCTACCACGCAATTTTTGCTTCTTGAATGGTATAAATATTTTCTCTTTGTATTTTCAAATTTCCCATGTATTATATTTCTTCACTTCACAAAATCTTAATATTAATCAATACTTGAAAATTTGTCAAAACATAGTATTAACTTGTCTTTTGTTGGTTCCAGtaacttgttttgttttgttagatGGTTTTCTTTCACACCTTAATAAAATTCATTCTTTTGAAACaagggtggtggtggtgctactgTGTGAGTCAGAAATGCTTAGCCTAAATTGTTGATTTAATGTACACCCCTTTGTTTGTTTAATTAATACTAGGATTATTATTCCCATTTCTTTTCCTCCCATATCTCTTACCTTGGACTGTATATATGCTTTATAGGAACTGCTAATCACATTCAAATCTTCTTTACTCTTTGTTTATATTAATCCCATCTTAACACCTCTATCTGTGCATGTACTTTAAAATAACTCATATCTCCATAATTGCAGATTAGTTTATTAGGGTTTTTGTCTCATCTTCTGAGCTTTCTCCATCAAAGCTCACAATCTTTTATGCCCTTAACACACTCACCAATGTTTAGAATCAAATCTGACTCATATAAGAGCTCCGACTTctgtaattttcttttatttttatgttgtttaAACTAGTATTTTGAACCCcataaaattgaaaaatattgCCCATTTGTTTAAGATTCAAGTGAGTGTATATGTATGCAGCAAATGTATGAAATAAATGAAAACTAGACTTTCAACTCCTCCTGTGCTGCCAGGATTATCTCCAGTTGTAGTAATATTGTTTCTGCTATAAGCATGTGCTAAACATACTATTCTGCATTCAAACTAGGGGTTAGTATGCACATTCATTGGTTGTTTCGTTGAAAAGTTTATATTGTTTTGTTGAGAAAAAATGGTAATAAATTAACTCcaacttgtatttattttgtagaTAGATACCAATTAGGTATATTTAAGTGACAGCTACATGATGATGATGTTGCTGGTTTCCCTAACACACGTTATGTTGATCCAGTTTGTTAAACTTAGGGTCAActtatttggtaggaaaatttaGGTACAAGTAAGGGAGCAGCATGTGGTGTGCATTAATGTGCATAAACTGTTAGTTTTCATTTGTTTATTTAAAGGAGAATTCAGAGATGCAAAAAAGAAACCATGGATTTCATCTTCTTTTCTGAGATAGAATAAGTTTTCTACCAGTACAGGCCATGACCAAGTCCCCTTTGCTCGAATCTTTGGATAACAAAAGCTTTTCCGTATGAAACGAATATATGGATCACAAAGCGTTCCGTACTAACTGCGAATTGCAGCAATGCCAAGTGTCCAGATAAAAGCTGGTTATCATCGCCCTAGATGCATGGTCTAATTTTTTGCTTGTGAATAATCAGAACACTCTTACAAAATTGATTACCTCTCATCATCTACATTGTTCAGAATTTTAATTTAACTTTTCGTGAATATGCAAACTAGTTTTCAAGCCACTACTGCAGCTTATAAGTATAGTAAAAAAATACACGTAGGAAATCTTCACAATAATAAAAATTGTTGGGGAAGATATATCAGAAATAGAACTAATAGCCTTCAGTAAAAGGAATGAAGTTTCGTTATATATGACACTATCTATCATCCAAACAAACTAACAGTTACAGGGCACTATTTAGAAAAGGTTCGGTTGATGCCAACCAAAACAAAATAGCATGAACCTACCAAAAGATCTTCGGCCCCAGAACAAAAAAGAACAATACCCTTGGATTTTTagttcaaaaagaaaaggaaaaaaaaacgaaCTCAACGTTTCTTGGAGACACCAACAGTCTTTCCTCGGCGACCAGTTGTCTTGGTATGCTGACCACGCACACGAAGACCCCAATAGTGCCTCAAACCACGATGGTTCCTGCATAAAATTGGAAACAGACACGCAGCAGTGTCAACATTGCACCACCCGCACAGAAGGAAACTGGGTATGACATAACACTGCCTTTCTAATATATACTGTAATAAACAAAGCTCGTAATTTAAACATACGGTATGTTTGTATGAGAATCTTATTTATTTACTTTCATTGATTCTGTAAAATTCTAACTTGGTGATTGGTGAATCATTGCGGTGAGTGTACACCAGCTACAACCCAAGGAAAAGGAAGGTGAGGCTCAATAAGTGTTTGAGCCAGCTTTGTGAACTTTCTGGTACCCCACAAGAAAAGTTGGCCTAATCTACTACTATTCCTGAATCCTGAACATCACGACTTGTACCAGGAAGGCGATAATTTGACTCTGTAAACTATGTAGTCCCTTGAAATAAAATCCTTGCCACTTCACCATCTAGCTTCCTGCCCCACCTTTACTCACGACAGAGAGGCAGTGCAGCTTTTAGACCAACATTGGCATAAGGGATGCCCATCCAAACATTCTTGAGGGACAGAAACCAATCTAAAACTCCAGAAAGAATATTAGACAAGGGAAGTACAGGTGATAGAAATAATATTTGGACCCACTTTAAGGAAACAGTGGTAACTAGACTGTTTTTCTTCTGTTACTAATAAACTGACAAATCCAAGGAAACCTTTGTCCAGTGTCCTAGAATAGCTGAATGAGACCTTAGCCggaaaatctcaatcaacaaacaaagtaaTGTAGGACTGATAACATTTAAGATGTAACACACCAATCCATAAGTTACGAATAAAGTTGATTAAAAATGCTTTTCTATCTACCTTCAACATAatcataaagaaataaaagaatgaTCACCACTTCCACGCCACTTGCTCGGCACATGGTGACATGGCGAGACGTTAATCCTAGGATCATGATATTCCCCCCAAGGGGTTCACCATCTTGAGGATGTAGGCCACCTGGATGGTTGTCATGTCACAGATGCGAGCAAGTAGGGTGCAAGCGGCACACACCCTAGCACTTCAAATGTAACAACTAGACATTCATCTGTTTATAAAAGAGAAAGCAGCTTGTATTTATGCTAACTATAAGCAGCTTGTATTTGGGCTAGCCTTTGCCAACTTCAAAAAACATTGAAGTTCTGAACTAGGTCCGAGGCGCTGCCTAGACATTGTTTGGTCAGTCGGCTTTCGGGTAAGGCTTACTCAGCCCAGCCTTTTAGTTGCCATGTGCCCACGAATTTCAGGCAGCTGCTACTCTGTATCTCTTTACTTTAGGCGGGTTTCTAAACTTTGCCCACCCTAAGCTTGATGTGGAAGCCCGTCTGGTATATTTAGCATACATTACCATTGTGTATAATTGTGGTGTGCAATAAATTGGCATGATATATTTAGAATAGCATACCCCATTGTCTATACTAATGAGGTCAATGAAATTAACTTTTGGTGAGAACCCACTTAAGGAAACAGTGTCAACTACACTGTTTTCTTCGGTTTGCACTACATAGGCAAATTCAAAGAAACTTGGTCCAGTGTCCACTATCCTAGCATAACTAAGCGAGGCCCTAGTCAACATGATCTCAATCAAGGAAGGAAATGATGAACTGTAATGACATGTAACACGGTGTTGCAAACTTCTGCCTACCTTGTTTGCCCCTTCAACATAGTCAACTATAACTGTATCCAAACAGGAGCAAAAAAGCCTCCACACAAACACACAAGTCCGCTGGATACATACAGCTTCACTTATTTAGAGAATGCACAATGGTTATCTTATATAAAAATGCTTTGATGCCATCCTCAATGTTTTATTCAACCTTTTTCACTGCAAGCCTTAAAATAGAACCCTAGTtcctaaataaataaatactatCGTATTAAAGAAGACTTGTTGAGGTTGTAGACTGAAGGCGGAGGTTGTCCTGTAGAATGTGGCCACAATTATTAGTTACATCTTGACTTCTTGTATTATGATTTTGTTTCCTCTCTTGTTAACTTCTTATCAATTTTTCTAGTATTTTATAAGTTACGTGTCTATAGTTTTACATTTCTAGTGCATTTCTTCTGGCAACGCGAAGCTATTAATTGATGCCGCATCGCCTTACCAAATAAAAATGGACGCATCACCTCAACGCGTTTTTAAACATCGTAAATGCTAGATAAAACCATACCAAGATAACAATTGGCAAGTATACCAGGGGCTGTTTAAAACCCTGACAACTATAGGCTGCCTTGAAACCTGCCCAACTTTAAATTTCCTTAGTTTAGGCAGGGTTCCAAACTTTGTCCACTCTAAAGTGTGGTTTAGAACCCCACCAATTCAGCACACACCTTTGTGAATACTCTTGAAAAAAAGCAGCATACATTTAGGCATAAATCACAACAAATGCAAGGCATGTAAAGTAGATACATAAACATGTATTTGTTATCTTTAAAGGCCattctttcaaaaataaaagaaaatgcaaaacaagtAAGCTTACCTGATCTTTTTCAAGCGCTCTAAATCATCCCTGAGTTTCATATCCAAAGCATTAGACACCACCTGAGAATATCTTCCATCCTTGTAATCCTTCTTCCTATTCAAAAACCAGTCTGGGATTTTGAACTGGCGTGGATTAGCAACAATTGTCATGAGATTCTCTAGCTCAGCAGCAGATAATTCACCAGCCCTAATAAAACCCAACATAACACCTCAGTAAAAAGTAGAAAAacacaaacaacaacaaaaaagacgACATCATAAGGGTTCTAGGTTAGGAGTAGTAACAAAAACCTAAATACCTCTTGTTCATGTCGACATCGGCTTTCTTACAGACAATGTTAGCAAATCGTCTACCGATACCTTTGATCGATGTCATTGCAAACATTATCTTTTGTTTTCCATCAACGTTTGTGTTCAACACACGCAATATGTGCTGAAAATCTTCATTTGCTACTAGAGACTACAAAAACACAACAAAATACTATCAGAAATAACGGAGAAAATTCGTGATTATACGCATATACAGATAGATATTAGATGGAGAATCGAGAGTTTTCCTCCTTACCATTTTTGTTTAACCAGCGGAATTGAGTTGATAGTTTACTGTTCTCTCTTCGGGGAGGGAGTAAAGGAAGTACAAGGGTTTTATTATTTAGGGTTCGTTCTGGGTTTAGGCAATTGTGCTTTTGTATGTTCTCTGTTAGACGAAATTTCCCTTCTAGTCTAGACTATAACTTTCAGCCCAACAACTTACTGGTTTAGGCCCATGTTTTCTAATTGCGGTGTTCTTGCACTTAAATAAGCAACTTCAGGTGTACCTTTGAGTTTCCAGTTCATCATGGTTGAAAACTTATAGCTACATGTATGATATTTTAATAGTTAAAGTATTGTCGTTAAAGGATTCCACCCTCTATAGCTGCTGAAAATGGCGACTTCAGGTTTCTGGCGAACATTGTTGTTTTTAGTTGTCAGGAACAGTTGTTAAAGGATTGTATCCACTAGAGTTAGTCATAAATGGTCGTCTTGTACTGCGTGATAGAAATAACACGATAACCAACATAAaggtgaaagaaaaaaaatagtgcTCACATCTCAAATCA from Papaver somniferum cultivar HN1 unplaced genomic scaffold, ASM357369v1 unplaced-scaffold_118, whole genome shotgun sequence includes these protein-coding regions:
- the LOC113330319 gene encoding 40S ribosomal protein S18 isoform X1 produces the protein MSLVANEDFQHILRVLNTNVDGKQKIMFAMTSIKGIGRRFANIVCKKADVDMNKRAGELSAAELENLMTIVANPRQFKIPDWFLNRKKDYKDGRYSQVVSNALDMKLRDDLERLKKIRNHRGLRHYWGLRVRGQHTKTTGRRGKTVGVSKKR
- the LOC113330628 gene encoding protein BRASSINOSTEROID INSENSITIVE 1-like — protein: MKPLLSIFLPFFFFAITCTTAAKALSSDSDSELLLSFKATLTNPTLLSNWKPNTSPCFFNGITCNKDSQVSSINLMSIPLTSNLTSVSSYLLTLNHLEKLSLKYTNLTGKLSASHCSQVLSDLDLSGNGLTGSVSDIVSLSSSCTSLKNLNLSSNALSGFNAQTKGSLGFDFESLDLSSNTISGPNVVQWLISPSCSNLKYLNLAGNEISGSIPVANCPSLEFLDLSANNFSGKLPSFGVGSGGAGGCDSLQHLDLSGNKFTGDIGIGLIGCQNLKLLNLSINEFSGQIPSLPTEKLKYVSLSTNKFEGEIPTRLGEACSSLVALDLSSNHLVGNVPDNLGYCSALEYINLSNNNLTGEFPGETLVKMTSLKRLVLSYNYFIGGLPDSLSKLTNLELLELSSNNFSGSIPSGLCQDPKNNLKELYLQNNLFTSTIPATLSNCSKLESLDLSFNYLSGEIPSSLGSLSRLRDLIMWLNNLQGEIPEELMYIKTLENLILDNNDLTGTIPPGLSNCTNLNWISLSSNRLSGEIPGWIGQLSGLGILKLGNNSFTGGIPMEIGDCRSLIWLDLNSNKLSGSIPASLSKQAGQIGVGWVSGKRYVYLKNDGSSECHGAGNLLEFSGIRPEGLDRVPTRSSCNFTRIYMGNTEYTFSNNGSMIFLDLSYNLLEGSIPKELGNMYYLSVLNLGHNSLSGPIPNNLGSLKNVGILDLSHNKLEGQIPGSLSGLTLLSEIDLSSNNLSGPIPVSGQLATFPASRYKNNAGLCGYPLPTCDDSDSNALKLQHKSGRRSVSMLESVGMGLLFSIFCILGLIIVAVETNKRRRRRRRLSEMSDLDIDNTSNLGMTQTNWKLTGAREALSINLSTFEVDKPLQKLTFADLLKATNGFNDDSMIGSGGFGDVYKAQLKDGNTVAVKKLIQISGQGDREFMAEMETIGKIKHRNLVPLLGYCKVGEERLLVYEFMKFGSLEDVLQNRKKTGIRLDWSARRKIAIGAARGLAYLHHNCMPHIIHRDMKSSNVLLDENLDARVSDFGMARLMSAMDTHLSVSTLAGTPGYVPPEYYQSFQCSTKGDVYSYGVVLLELLTGKRPTDSEEFGDNNIVGWVKQHTKSSITDVIDPELMKEDSSLENELVKHVKVALACLDDRPRQRPTMIQVMALFKEIQTGSEYDSSATVDTEESFSAIDMVDMAVIKEEK
- the LOC113330319 gene encoding 40S ribosomal protein S18 isoform X2: MSLVANEDFQHILRVLNTNVDGKQKIMFAMTSIKGIGRRFANIVCKKADVDMNKRAGELSAAELENLMTIVANPRQFKIPDWFLNRKKDYKDGRYSQVVSNALDMKLRDDLERLKKIRNHRGLRHYWGLRVRGQHTKTTGRRGKTVGVSKKR